CATGATGCTGGGCATCGGCTTTGTTTCCATAACCGGATTGACCGGCGGGATTGTTCACCTGTTTAACCACGCCTTGATGAAAGCCGCCCTATTTTTGGCCGTAGGCTGCGCGGTATTGCGCCTCGGCTCATCTGACCTCACCGATTGGAAAGGCCTGGGGCGACGCATGCCCGTAACAATGGCGGCTTTTGTACTGGCGGGTCTGAGCTTGATCGGCGTGCCGTTAACAGTGGGCTTTGTCAGCAAATGGTATTTGATCCTGGCCGCGCTGGAAGCCGGATGGTGGCCCGTAGCACTGCTGGCCCTGCTCAGTTCTCTACTCGCCGTAGTATATGTGTGGCGCGTCGTTGAAGTGGCCTATTTTCAGAAAGCCGATGATGATTCCAATATAAAGGAAGCGCCGTTAATGATGCAGATCTCCATGTGGATTTTGACAGGAGCGACATTGTATTTTGGTATTCAAACGGACTTAACTGTCAACGTGGCACAACGCGCCGCCGGATTATTGATAGGGGTAACGCCGTGAGTGGATCAACCGCCATACTCGTATCCATTGCGTTACCGCTTCTGGGCATGCCCTTTATTGCACTGACCTCGCGCAGCCCCAATGTGCGCGAAGCTATCGGATTGGTTGCGGCTGTATTGACCTTTGGCACTGTAATTTCACTCCTGCCTTCGGTAATGGACGGCGCACAACCCGCCGCGCATGTCATAGACGTAATGCCGGGCCTATCACTGGCATTTCAGGTAGAGCCATTGGGCATGATATTTGCCCTCATCGCATCGGGTTTGTGGATTGTCACTACGATCTATGCTATCGGGTACATGCGCGGGCATCACGAAGAAAATCAGACGCGGTTTTTTGTGTTCTTCGCATTTGCGATCTCGGCTGCTCTGGGCGTGGCTTTTGCCCGCAATATGTTCACTCTCTTCATCTTTTACGAGATATTGACCCTATCGACATATCCACTTGTAACGCACCACCGCAGTGAAGAAGCCATGCGCGCCGGACGCATTTACATGGGCATTTTGATGAGCACATCGGTGGGTTTTCTGTTGCTGGGCATGGTGTGGACCTGGCAACTGACCGGCACGCTGGAATTTGCGCCGGGCGGTATTATAGCCGGCAAAGCGAGCGAAGGCATTGTAATCGTCCTCCTCGGTCTCTATGCCTTTGGAACCGGAAAAGCGGCGTTAATGCCATTCCACCGATGGTTGCCTGCGGCAATGGTCGCACCCACGCCTGTCAGCGCATTGCTACATGCAGTAGCCGTGGTAAAAGCCGGCGTATTTACAATAATGAAAGTGGTGATCTACCTCTTTGGCACAGACCTGCTTTCGAATGCGGGTCTTAGCGAATGGCTGACCTATATCGCTGGCTTCACCATACTGGTGGGATCGTTGGTAGCGATGACAAAGGACAACTTGAAAGCACGACTGGCGTATTCCACAATCAGCCAGTTATCCTACATCGTGCTGGGAGCGTCGCTGGCAAATGACCTGGGTGTGCTGGGCGGCAGCATGCACATCGTAACACATGCCTTTGGCAAAATCACCCTGTTCTTCTGTGCCGGAGCCATCCTGGTAGCTTTGCACAAAACAGAAATCAGCGACATGAAGGGCATTGGACGGCAGATGCCCTTTACGATGTTTGCCTTTTTGATCGGCTCTCTGAGCATTATCGGAATTCCGCCTTTTGCGGGTGCGTGGAGCAAGTGGTATCTGGTTATGGCTTCTATTGAAGCCCATCAATATGTGGCAGCAGGGGTATTGCTGATGAGTTCGCTACTCAACGTCCTCTATTTGTTGCCCATTCCCATCTATGCATTTTTTGCGTCCGAAACCAATGACCACAACGGTCTGCACGAAGCACCGCTTGCGTGCGTACTCCCCTTATCATTTACAGCCGTCGGCTGCCTGGTACTCTATATCTATCCCGAACCTGTTCTGAACCTGTTGCTTATGATCGGAGGGGCCATGCCATGAACCATCCCGAATCCCCAAAACAGAATGAACGCTTTTTGGCCCATCTCGGATCCGTGCGCTGGCTGATTTTGGGCTTCTTCGTTTGGTGTGCGTTGTTGGTCCTGACCGACCTCATCGTGCATCGGCACTTGACTTTTGCCGAAGGCGAATTGCCAATTGAAGGCCGATTTGGATTCTACGCCATTTACGGATTTGTCGCTTATTTGATGATCGTCTGGGGCTCCATACTCTTGAGAAAAACGCTGTTACGGTCGGAGGACTATTACGATGAGTGAGGTTCATCCCGCACTGATCCTGCTGGCGGGTGGCCTGCTTTTATTTTGCCTGCCAACCACACCGCGCCGCATCGCGTCGGTATGCTTGCCCGTGCTCGGATTTTTAAACCTGCTGACCATTGCCGATGACACCCTGTGGCACATCACCTGGGGCGGCTACGAACTGACCATACTGCGTGCAGACCGCTTGAGCATGCTATTTGGATACCTGTTCCACCTGGCGGCCTTTATCGGCGCAATTTACGCGCTACATCTCAAAGACCGGTTGCAAATCGGCACGGGATTAATCTACGCGGGATCGGCGATTGGGGCGGTATTTGCCGGCGATCTGATCACCCTGTTCATCTTCTGGGAATTACTGGCGATCACATCGGTATTCCTCGTGTGG
This sequence is a window from Gemmatimonadota bacterium. Protein-coding genes within it:
- a CDS encoding monovalent cation/H+ antiporter subunit D family protein, with protein sequence MSGSTAILVSIALPLLGMPFIALTSRSPNVREAIGLVAAVLTFGTVISLLPSVMDGAQPAAHVIDVMPGLSLAFQVEPLGMIFALIASGLWIVTTIYAIGYMRGHHEENQTRFFVFFAFAISAALGVAFARNMFTLFIFYEILTLSTYPLVTHHRSEEAMRAGRIYMGILMSTSVGFLLLGMVWTWQLTGTLEFAPGGIIAGKASEGIVIVLLGLYAFGTGKAALMPFHRWLPAAMVAPTPVSALLHAVAVVKAGVFTIMKVVIYLFGTDLLSNAGLSEWLTYIAGFTILVGSLVAMTKDNLKARLAYSTISQLSYIVLGASLANDLGVLGGSMHIVTHAFGKITLFFCAGAILVALHKTEISDMKGIGRQMPFTMFAFLIGSLSIIGIPPFAGAWSKWYLVMASIEAHQYVAAGVLLMSSLLNVLYLLPIPIYAFFASETNDHNGLHEAPLACVLPLSFTAVGCLVLYIYPEPVLNLLLMIGGAMP